In one Lycium barbarum isolate Lr01 chromosome 7, ASM1917538v2, whole genome shotgun sequence genomic region, the following are encoded:
- the LOC132602800 gene encoding xyloglucan endotransglucosylase/hydrolase protein 24-like, with product MASYSSSPSLALFLVIFALCSLRYSLASNNFNQDFDVAWGDGRAKVLNDGKLLTLSLDKASGSGVQSKKEYLFGRIDMKLKLVPGNSAGTVTTYYLSSQGATHDEIDFEFLGNLSGDPYIIHTNVYTQGKGDKEQQFYLWFDPTADFHTYSILWNPQTIIFYVDGTPIRVFKNMKSRGLPYPNNQPMRVYASLWNADDWATRGGLVKTDWSNAPFVASFRNFKADACVWEFGKSSCSNTNSTKPWYSQELDSTSQARLQWVQKNYMVYNYCNDIKRFPQGLPLECTFNSTTS from the exons ATggcttcttattcttcttctccttctttagCTCTTTTTTTGGTCATTTTTGCCTTATGCTCTTTGCGTTATAGTTTGGCTTCTAATAACTTCAATCAAGATTTTGATGTTGCATGGGGAGATGGTAGGGCAAAGGTTCTAAACGATGGGAAACTTCTTACCCTATCCCTTGACAAAGCCTCTGGTTCTGGTGTTCAATCCAAGAAAGAATATCTCTTTGGAAGGATTGATATGAAGCTTAAGCTCGTGCCTGGAAATTCAGCTGGTACAGTTACTACATATTAT TTATCATCACAAGGGGCAACACATGATGAGATAGATTTTGAATTCTTGGGAAACCTTAGTGGAGATCCTTATATTATTCACACAAATGTGTATACTCAAGGCAAAGGTGACAAAGAACAGCAATTCTACCTTTGGTTTGACCCCACTGCTGATTTTCATACATACTCCATACTTTGGAATCCCCAAACAATTAT ATTCTATGTGGATGGCACACCAATAAGAGTGTTCAAGAACATGAAGTCAAGGGGGCTACCTTACCCAAATAACCAACCTATGAGAGTGTATGCAAGTCTATGGAATGCAGATGATTGGGCCACAAGGGGTGGCCTTGTTAAAACGGATTGGTCCAATGCTCCATTCGTAGCTTCTTTTAGAAATTTCAAAGCCGATGCTTgtgtttgggaatttggaaaatcCTCATGCAGCAACACAAATTCAACAAAGCCATGGTACTCTCAAGaacttgattcaacaagccaaGCTAGATTACAATGGGTGCAAAAGAACTATATGGTTTACAATTATTGCAATGATATTAAAAGGTTCCCTCAAGGCCTTCCTCTAGAATGCACTTTCAACTCCACAACTAGTTAA